The Coleofasciculus chthonoplastes PCC 7420 genome includes a region encoding these proteins:
- a CDS encoding macro domain-containing protein — protein MKLILVAPSSQLFAAFQQYFSYLPNVEIVNDYFQWLPEFDCLVSPANSFGMMDGGMDAEILQFFGRSLMTKVQQYILEEFLGEQPVGTSFILETGHPKHPFLAHTPTMRVPMSIAGTDIPYIAMWAMLLAVRRHNQNATRKIDQIACPGLGTGIGRIPYDEAARQMAVAYDNFLHPPKFLNCIVAAERQLQIWEGEHSSFA, from the coding sequence TTGAAGCTAATACTTGTAGCTCCCAGCTCACAACTGTTTGCAGCGTTTCAACAGTATTTCAGCTATTTACCCAATGTGGAAATCGTCAACGACTATTTCCAATGGTTGCCCGAATTTGACTGTTTAGTCAGCCCTGCCAATTCATTTGGCATGATGGATGGGGGCATGGATGCAGAAATTTTACAGTTTTTTGGTCGTTCCCTGATGACAAAAGTACAGCAGTACATCCTGGAAGAATTCCTGGGTGAACAGCCTGTTGGCACATCATTCATCTTGGAAACGGGTCATCCCAAACACCCTTTTCTGGCTCATACACCCACCATGCGAGTACCCATGTCTATTGCTGGTACGGATATCCCCTACATAGCAATGTGGGCAATGCTTTTAGCCGTTCGACGACACAATCAAAATGCCACCCGAAAAATTGATCAGATTGCCTGTCCTGGGTTAGGCACAGGAATAGGGCGAATTCCCTATGATGAAGCAGCTAGACAGATGGCAGTTGCTTATGACAACTTCTTACATCCACCCAAATTTCTCAATTGTATCGTTGCGGCTGAACGACAACTTCAGATTTGGGAAGGTGAACATTCAAGCTTTGCCTGA